AAAAGTTTTATTATGAATCAGGAAATCTAAGTTATAATGAATTGTCTTTAATAAAAAAAGTAGTTATATTACCATTTGAAAATGTTTTTGAGATTTCTAAGTTTAATTACAAAATATTGAAGGGAGAATAAAATTGCATTAATATTTTTTAGGAGGGGTGTTATGAAAAGAAATACTATAAAGTTATTTTCACTTCTAACTTCATTCATTACTTTATGGTTTTTATCTGCCATGTTAAACATGGTATTTTTATGGTTTATTATAATAAATTTGATTGCCATTTACATAATTTATAGTTACAAAAGCTTTAATAAATTTGATATTACAATGGGAATTATATTTGGACTTTTATGTATTCCATCAAGTCCTGTTATGGGATTCTCTGTAGTTTTACCATATATAGCTTCTATGATGATTTTTAAAAATAGTAATATTAAAATTTATTTATTTAAAAATAATAAAAACAATAATTTTTTAATTACCTTAGCATTGATTTTCATAATTGGAGGGATTTTGGGTTTTATTAATGTTTTTTTAGCAAAGAATTCTATACCGATCAATGTATCTTTTAAAATTAAGTGGATTTTGGATGCTTTAAGAGCAGGTGTGTTTGAAGA
Above is a genomic segment from Romboutsia lituseburensis containing:
- a CDS encoding type II CAAX prenyl endopeptidase Rce1 family protein, which encodes MKRNTIKLFSLLTSFITLWFLSAMLNMVFLWFIIINLIAIYIIYSYKSFNKFDITMGIIFGLLCIPSSPVMGFSVVLPYIASMMIFKNSNIKIYLFKNNKNNNFLITLALIFIIGGILGFINVFLAKNSIPINVSFKIKWILDALRAGVFEEIFFRLFFFALCIHLVKNQQLSKFQNVLCYIIMVVPHVLIHFNLQNFSISNMIMLSILFGIPFALMQRKFNLVSAMGSHAFVDFIRFCVFGV